Proteins from one Mesorhizobium sp. M9A.F.Ca.ET.002.03.1.2 genomic window:
- a CDS encoding WecB/TagA/CpsF family glycosyltransferase produces the protein MAETLAIADEAMTLRRPLHHVVVNVAKLVNMRNNTELREDVATADVINVDGKGVLWGARLCGVALPERVAGVDIMINLLSLCATRGYSPFLLGAEQHVLDAVKGRLAKDHPSLVIAGMRNGYFKPEDEAGIVEAINASGADCLLVAMPTPRKERFLKRYRNDLAPSFVMGVGGSFDVYGGKVARAPKLVQAAGLEWLFRVAQEPRRLWRRYYDTNTAYAALLCREFWDRRGRRKVDL, from the coding sequence ATGGCCGAGACGCTGGCCATCGCCGATGAGGCGATGACGCTGCGGCGGCCGCTGCATCATGTGGTCGTGAATGTCGCCAAGCTGGTGAACATGCGCAACAATACCGAGCTGCGCGAGGATGTTGCGACGGCGGATGTGATCAACGTCGACGGCAAAGGTGTGCTTTGGGGGGCGCGTCTTTGCGGCGTCGCGCTGCCGGAGCGGGTGGCTGGTGTCGATATCATGATCAATCTGCTGAGCCTGTGCGCAACGCGCGGCTACAGCCCCTTCCTCCTGGGTGCCGAACAGCACGTTCTCGATGCGGTGAAAGGGCGACTTGCCAAGGATCATCCAAGCCTGGTGATCGCCGGCATGCGCAATGGCTACTTCAAGCCGGAAGACGAGGCCGGTATAGTCGAGGCGATCAACGCCTCGGGTGCCGACTGCCTGTTGGTGGCGATGCCGACGCCGCGCAAGGAGCGCTTTCTCAAGCGCTATCGTAACGATCTCGCTCCGAGTTTCGTCATGGGCGTGGGCGGCAGTTTCGATGTCTATGGCGGCAAGGTTGCGCGGGCGCCGAAACTGGTTCAGGCGGCCGGGCTGGAGTGGTTGTTTCGCGTGGCACAGGAGCCGCGACGCTTGTGGCGCCGCTACTATGATACCAACACTGCTTATGCAGCGCTGCTGTGCCGGGAGTTCTGGGACCGTCGGGGGCGCCGAAAGGTCGATCTATAA
- a CDS encoding GNAT family N-acetyltransferase, whose amino-acid sequence MSTSRQTKIHQFQCSDLDSLRRLIWDTIDISYSNLYPPRAVEFFKEFHSDQNILERAQAGIVLVAEDNGEIITTGSLVDGEIFAVFVHPDRQRVGLGKALMKMLEEQARASGTSESVLSVSLPSKRFYEGLGYEIVQECSKDVGDGQRLDFWKAKKRLFPRDH is encoded by the coding sequence ATGAGCACCTCTAGACAGACTAAAATACATCAATTCCAGTGTTCTGACCTTGACTCCCTACGGCGGCTGATTTGGGATACAATTGATATAAGTTACTCAAACTTATACCCGCCTCGCGCAGTAGAATTCTTTAAGGAATTCCATTCCGACCAGAATATTCTTGAACGAGCACAGGCCGGAATTGTTCTTGTTGCGGAAGATAATGGCGAGATCATAACTACAGGAAGCCTGGTTGATGGAGAGATATTCGCTGTCTTTGTTCACCCAGATCGCCAACGAGTCGGTCTGGGCAAGGCTCTGATGAAGATGTTGGAAGAGCAGGCGAGAGCGTCTGGAACAAGTGAATCCGTGCTCAGTGTTTCGCTACCATCCAAGAGGTTTTACGAAGGTCTCGGCTACGAGATTGTCCAGGAATGTTCAAAGGACGTCGGGGATGGGCAACGCCTGGACTTTTGGAAGGCTAAGAAGCGGCTCTTTCCTCGCGATCATTGA
- the asnB gene encoding asparagine synthase (glutamine-hydrolyzing) — MCGIAGWIGPRIGNPQDRAARMSRALRHRGPDAEGTEFLDLNTGENQLALVHRRLAIIDLNADSNQPMHIDNGRLRIVFNGEIYNYIELRQELIGLGHHFRTRSDTEVLLRAYDQWHLSMFDRLSGMFAFALWDAQKHELILGRDPFGKKPLYLMQSEKLLSFASEINALLSSQPNAPQLDLNAVHEYLRWRYVPGPLTLFKQIRKLNPGSYAVWSQGTVTETRYYTPPDQADLTEDINGETASRQFLQLLDHSVEIRMRSDAPFGAFLSGGLDSSAIVALMTKHSDKPIRTFSVGFSESAYSELPFARRVADHFKTNHCELVIQANDLIDHLPKLIRHLGAPVSQSSDIPIYLMSERASQDVKMVLTGEGADEILGGYPKHRAESLAGIYRSLVPALLHNNLLAPLIRAMPGASAKFDTFARSAGERDFATRMISWFGAITARKHGRLIGAPTKCRNERNNFPFSSSATASHLRRVLFFDQTSWLPDNLLERGDRMMMAGSIEGRMPFLDRDLVAFVSTLPDRYKVGWRKGKLILRNSMANMLPEEILNRRKIGFKVPVAEWFRGSMKNYVHDHLCSSHSVIRSYLSAKYLDQIVSEHTKGAADHEKLIWALLNLEIFHREFELGAPQ; from the coding sequence ATGTGCGGAATTGCCGGCTGGATCGGGCCGAGGATCGGGAATCCGCAAGATCGGGCCGCCAGAATGTCTCGCGCATTGCGGCACCGTGGCCCCGATGCCGAAGGCACCGAGTTCCTGGACTTGAACACCGGCGAGAACCAATTGGCATTGGTGCATCGCCGCCTGGCGATTATTGACTTAAACGCCGATTCAAATCAGCCGATGCATATCGACAACGGCCGTCTCAGAATTGTTTTCAACGGCGAAATCTACAACTACATCGAGTTGCGCCAGGAACTGATCGGCCTTGGTCATCATTTTCGAACGCGCTCCGATACCGAGGTGCTGCTCAGAGCTTATGATCAGTGGCACCTATCCATGTTTGACCGATTGAGCGGCATGTTCGCTTTTGCGCTCTGGGATGCGCAGAAGCACGAATTGATCCTCGGCCGGGATCCTTTCGGCAAAAAGCCCCTTTACCTCATGCAAAGCGAAAAATTGCTGTCGTTTGCCTCGGAGATCAACGCGTTGTTGTCATCGCAGCCAAATGCGCCGCAGCTCGATTTGAACGCCGTGCACGAATATCTGCGCTGGCGTTACGTGCCCGGACCGCTCACGCTTTTCAAACAAATCCGCAAACTCAACCCCGGAAGCTATGCTGTTTGGTCGCAAGGGACAGTGACGGAAACGCGCTACTATACGCCCCCGGATCAAGCGGATCTGACCGAGGATATTAACGGGGAAACCGCCAGTCGACAATTTCTGCAACTGCTCGACCATTCCGTCGAGATCAGAATGCGCAGCGACGCACCCTTTGGCGCCTTTCTCTCGGGAGGGCTCGATTCGTCAGCAATCGTCGCGCTGATGACCAAGCACAGCGACAAGCCCATTCGTACATTTTCGGTCGGTTTCAGCGAATCGGCCTATAGTGAACTCCCATTCGCCCGACGCGTCGCCGATCATTTCAAGACCAATCATTGCGAGCTGGTCATCCAAGCAAACGACCTGATTGACCACCTGCCCAAGCTCATTCGCCATCTGGGGGCGCCTGTTTCACAAAGTTCGGACATTCCAATCTACCTGATGTCGGAGCGGGCCTCGCAGGACGTCAAAATGGTGCTCACAGGGGAAGGGGCGGACGAGATTCTCGGCGGGTATCCCAAACATCGCGCGGAGTCGTTGGCTGGAATCTACCGGTCGCTCGTTCCAGCCTTGCTCCATAACAACCTCCTTGCCCCTTTGATACGCGCCATGCCTGGCGCATCGGCCAAATTCGATACCTTTGCCCGAAGCGCGGGTGAACGGGATTTTGCCACCCGGATGATCTCCTGGTTTGGAGCCATTACAGCGCGCAAACATGGTCGCCTTATCGGTGCGCCGACCAAATGCCGCAATGAACGCAACAACTTCCCGTTCTCCTCAAGCGCGACGGCGTCCCATCTTCGGCGCGTGCTGTTTTTCGATCAGACATCGTGGTTGCCTGACAATCTCCTGGAACGAGGCGACCGGATGATGATGGCCGGTTCAATCGAAGGAAGAATGCCGTTCCTCGATCGCGATCTGGTTGCGTTCGTCAGCACATTGCCCGATCGCTACAAGGTGGGTTGGCGGAAGGGTAAGCTGATCTTGCGCAACAGTATGGCCAACATGCTTCCCGAAGAAATTCTCAACCGCCGCAAGATCGGGTTCAAGGTGCCCGTCGCCGAATGGTTTCGCGGGTCGATGAAGAACTATGTGCACGACCATCTTTGCTCGTCTCATTCCGTCATTCGCAGCTATCTGAGCGCGAAATACCTTGATCAAATTGTCTCGGAGCACACCAAAGGCGCCGCAGACCACGAAAAGCTGATATGGGCGCTGTTGAATTTGGAGATATTCCATCGCGAGTTCGAACTTGGAGCGCCGCAGTGA
- a CDS encoding glycosyltransferase family 4 protein: MLQRLAHNRKVHVLVATPSGVSGQGGIDRIMGALKQEFERQEIADIDVRFLASRGPGHVGLSMFYMFDFCLRMLAARLARRADVIHINISVSGSTYRKMVIAACARLLSIPYVLHLHGAQYQTFWKDDRSFMSRRIKALFEHADRVIVLGGLWRDFVASRAPGGAGNIVIVPNATAVPSLAHVGGGDHVHILFLGRIGDRKGVPQLLDALHRMKPIKNWRATIAGDGEVEAARMRTAELGLAGRVTLPGWVGPDEVASLIASADILVLPSFAENLPVSVIEGMAAGLAVVTTPVGAVEDIIINEQSGLLVPPGDVAALTEALTRVVEDPTLRTRLGAAAMAVHRERLELAPFVGAICEVWRSVASGAQSVKR, from the coding sequence ATGTTGCAGCGTCTGGCCCACAATCGAAAAGTGCACGTCCTTGTCGCGACGCCCTCGGGTGTTTCGGGGCAGGGAGGCATCGACCGCATCATGGGGGCGTTGAAGCAGGAGTTCGAACGGCAAGAGATCGCCGACATCGATGTACGCTTCCTCGCCAGCCGCGGCCCAGGGCATGTCGGGCTTTCGATGTTCTACATGTTTGACTTTTGCTTGCGGATGCTTGCGGCGCGTTTGGCGAGACGCGCTGATGTCATTCACATCAATATATCGGTTTCCGGCAGTACCTATCGCAAGATGGTGATCGCCGCCTGCGCCCGGCTGCTGTCGATACCCTATGTCCTGCATTTGCACGGGGCGCAGTATCAGACATTCTGGAAAGACGATCGTAGTTTCATGAGCCGCCGTATCAAAGCCCTGTTCGAGCATGCCGATCGGGTAATCGTCTTGGGCGGGCTTTGGCGCGACTTCGTCGCCAGCAGGGCACCGGGGGGAGCCGGCAATATTGTCATCGTTCCTAACGCCACGGCGGTCCCCTCCCTGGCGCATGTCGGTGGCGGCGACCATGTGCATATCCTGTTCCTTGGCCGCATAGGCGACCGCAAGGGCGTACCGCAATTGCTGGATGCGCTGCACCGCATGAAGCCGATCAAGAATTGGCGCGCCACGATCGCCGGCGATGGCGAAGTCGAGGCGGCACGGATGAGAACGGCCGAACTGGGCCTCGCCGGGCGCGTTACCCTTCCCGGCTGGGTCGGGCCGGACGAGGTCGCATCGCTGATCGCTTCGGCGGACATTCTGGTGCTGCCCTCCTTTGCGGAAAACCTGCCCGTCTCGGTCATCGAAGGCATGGCCGCTGGTCTCGCGGTTGTGACGACGCCTGTCGGCGCCGTGGAGGATATCATCATCAACGAGCAATCAGGGTTGCTGGTACCGCCCGGCGATGTTGCGGCGTTGACCGAGGCGCTGACACGGGTGGTTGAAGATCCGACACTGAGGACCAGGCTTGGTGCTGCCGCGATGGCAGTGCATCGGGAACGGCTTGAGCTCGCACCGTTTGTCGGCGCGATTTGCGAGGTCTGGAGGTCGGTCGCGTCGGGGGCTCAATCGGTCAAGCGCTGA
- a CDS encoding heparinase II/III-family protein — protein MRIGWYINRLRSMEPAEVLHRLGEQRRRIASRRDDGWARYASPQLHPVLRGSREAVLAATPAQRQALAAAAQGTLAGQFSALGRTWPRRGTDRLFPPELWRLDPVTGGLWPGPEIYTFDIDFRHRGDRGDVKYVWEINRLQQLPPLAAHLLLAGDDQSRMAIEAAIDSWHGANPPFRGVGWASGIEVALRAISLIVTMDLVGDRLGAATRQQVGEILAASAYWLPRFPSRFSSANNHLVAELAGQYLIGLALETVSDAVRNALLAEAHKQILADGAGAEQTPTYAAFTAELILLCAAAARQAGKPFPSPVEARLAAFANFVGWLPPKAASFGDNDEGRVLTLGDEPGYVQSIAAAIHGFLQMPGIAAAPGDFRALFFGAPSEPAPVSHGLQTFTQGGLSVWRGEMNGRSIDLTFDHGPLGYLSIAAHGHADALSLTLCIDGEPVLVDPGTWLYGSGGIWRDWFRSTPAHNTLNIEGKSQSIIAGEFNWSHKAVAALMESEPGMESEPGTHWRLRARHDGYRSRFGVVHQRTVAYQADGILVTDQLLGGKRVAEVVFQLAAGLGAYRDGDTVMVLRGEEPLMTIRLPDVAVDIRAGGEAPGQGGWVSPRFGARQPAERIAWRGEVGEDGVKTHLTIMAPSQR, from the coding sequence ATGAGAATCGGCTGGTACATCAACCGGTTGCGCAGCATGGAGCCGGCCGAGGTGTTGCACCGGCTGGGCGAGCAGCGTCGAAGGATCGCTTCGCGCCGCGACGACGGTTGGGCGCGTTATGCTTCGCCCCAGTTGCATCCGGTGCTGCGTGGATCGCGCGAGGCCGTGCTGGCTGCGACACCGGCACAACGGCAAGCCCTGGCGGCGGCCGCGCAAGGGACGCTTGCGGGCCAGTTTTCCGCACTTGGGCGGACATGGCCACGGCGCGGGACCGATCGACTGTTTCCTCCCGAGCTTTGGCGCCTTGATCCGGTGACCGGCGGGCTTTGGCCGGGTCCCGAGATCTATACTTTCGATATCGACTTTCGCCATCGCGGCGACCGCGGCGATGTAAAGTATGTCTGGGAGATCAACCGGCTGCAGCAGTTGCCGCCGCTTGCCGCTCACCTGCTTCTCGCCGGTGACGATCAGTCCCGAATGGCCATCGAGGCGGCGATCGACAGTTGGCATGGCGCCAACCCGCCGTTTCGCGGGGTTGGCTGGGCTTCTGGCATCGAAGTAGCGCTGCGAGCCATCAGCCTGATCGTCACCATGGACCTCGTCGGCGACCGACTCGGCGCGGCGACACGGCAGCAAGTGGGCGAAATACTGGCGGCAAGCGCCTATTGGCTGCCGCGGTTCCCCTCCCGGTTCTCCTCCGCCAACAACCATCTCGTCGCAGAACTGGCTGGCCAATATCTGATCGGCCTAGCGTTGGAGACTGTTTCCGACGCTGTACGCAACGCCCTCCTGGCCGAGGCGCACAAGCAGATACTCGCCGACGGCGCCGGTGCCGAGCAGACCCCGACATACGCGGCCTTCACGGCCGAACTCATCTTGCTGTGCGCTGCGGCGGCACGCCAGGCCGGAAAGCCGTTTCCCTCGCCTGTCGAAGCGCGGCTGGCAGCATTCGCCAATTTTGTCGGCTGGCTCCCACCGAAAGCCGCCAGCTTTGGCGACAACGATGAAGGCCGCGTGCTGACGCTCGGGGACGAGCCGGGCTATGTCCAATCCATCGCCGCAGCCATCCATGGCTTTCTCCAGATGCCGGGCATCGCGGCGGCGCCAGGCGATTTTCGTGCGCTTTTCTTTGGCGCGCCGTCGGAACCGGCGCCGGTATCGCATGGGTTGCAAACGTTCACGCAAGGCGGGCTCTCCGTCTGGCGCGGTGAGATGAATGGCCGCAGCATCGACCTGACATTCGACCACGGCCCGCTTGGCTATCTCTCGATAGCGGCGCACGGCCATGCCGACGCGCTGTCGCTCACCCTGTGCATCGATGGCGAGCCGGTGCTGGTCGACCCCGGCACCTGGCTCTACGGTTCGGGGGGCATCTGGCGCGACTGGTTCCGCTCGACGCCGGCGCACAACACGCTGAACATTGAGGGCAAAAGCCAAAGCATCATCGCCGGGGAGTTCAACTGGTCGCACAAGGCGGTTGCGGCATTGATGGAGAGCGAGCCAGGGATGGAGAGCGAGCCGGGAACGCACTGGAGGCTGCGCGCCCGGCATGACGGCTATAGAAGCCGCTTCGGCGTCGTGCATCAGCGAACCGTGGCGTACCAGGCCGACGGGATCCTCGTGACCGACCAACTGCTCGGTGGCAAGCGCGTGGCCGAGGTCGTCTTTCAACTCGCAGCCGGTCTCGGCGCCTACCGGGACGGAGACACGGTGATGGTGCTGCGCGGCGAAGAACCGCTGATGACCATCCGCCTTCCGGACGTTGCGGTCGACATCCGCGCCGGCGGCGAGGCACCGGGGCAGGGCGGCTGGGTTTCACCGCGCTTTGGCGCAAGGCAGCCGGCCGAACGCATCGCCTGGCGTGGCGAAGTGGGCGAAGACGGTGTCAAGACTCACCTCACGATAATGGCTCCGTCGCAACGATAG
- a CDS encoding cellulase family glycosylhydrolase: MRRMACVAVWVLGMAVAASAAPIPLERGVGVHEWLNWSPVEDDGLYSWPPYRSEEEWRAGHRPLTDWPAGDEFARIRSMGFDFVRLSVDPGPLLASEGARRQQALDILAAAVERIASAGLKVVFDLHGVTQVPAYSMEIIYGGADSEDVARYREMVVAVATMLVKVGTDKVALEPYNEPAYYPCDSSGSDDWQRIMAGTVRDIRAVSSELTIVATGACGGSIAGLVNLAPSFDDPNLYHSFHMYEPHSFTHQRPDGTDTFASGLPWPADSSTPEVVTETLKAQMNAAGLSPVEQVMNMVAAREAIARYFEQNWGPSQIEASFRQAVDWAEAHGIPSRRLFMGEFGVILMSTDGRMGAFDSDRLRYLKAVRQQAERFAIPWSVWEFSNPYGMTIIQPDGPAVPDSEMLQALGLP, translated from the coding sequence ATGAGAAGGATGGCGTGTGTTGCGGTGTGGGTGCTCGGCATGGCGGTAGCCGCCAGCGCCGCGCCGATCCCGCTCGAGCGCGGCGTTGGCGTGCATGAATGGCTCAACTGGTCGCCGGTGGAGGACGACGGCCTCTACAGTTGGCCGCCCTACCGCAGCGAGGAGGAGTGGCGCGCCGGACACAGGCCGCTCACCGATTGGCCGGCTGGCGACGAGTTTGCGCGCATTCGATCTATGGGCTTCGATTTCGTCCGGCTGAGCGTCGACCCCGGCCCTCTGCTTGCCAGCGAGGGCGCCAGACGACAGCAGGCGCTGGATATACTTGCGGCCGCGGTCGAGCGGATCGCATCGGCCGGCCTCAAGGTGGTTTTCGACCTGCATGGCGTCACCCAGGTTCCGGCCTACAGCATGGAGATAATCTACGGCGGCGCCGACAGCGAGGACGTTGCCCGCTATCGCGAAATGGTTGTGGCGGTCGCCACCATGCTGGTCAAGGTTGGCACCGACAAGGTGGCTCTCGAACCTTACAACGAGCCGGCATATTACCCCTGCGATTCGAGCGGAAGCGACGACTGGCAGCGGATCATGGCAGGCACGGTCCGCGATATTCGCGCCGTCAGCAGCGAACTCACCATCGTCGCAACGGGCGCCTGTGGCGGCAGCATTGCCGGACTGGTCAATCTCGCTCCCAGCTTTGACGATCCGAACCTCTACCACAGCTTCCATATGTATGAGCCGCACAGTTTCACGCACCAGCGGCCCGACGGGACAGACACCTTCGCCTCGGGCCTTCCCTGGCCGGCTGACAGCAGTACGCCCGAAGTAGTGACCGAAACCCTTAAGGCGCAGATGAACGCCGCCGGCTTGAGCCCGGTCGAGCAGGTGATGAACATGGTCGCGGCGCGTGAAGCCATCGCCCGATATTTCGAGCAGAACTGGGGCCCGAGCCAGATCGAGGCGAGCTTCCGTCAGGCGGTCGACTGGGCCGAGGCCCATGGCATTCCAAGCCGGCGGCTCTTCATGGGCGAATTCGGCGTCATCCTCATGTCCACGGACGGCCGCATGGGTGCGTTCGACTCTGACCGTCTGCGCTATCTCAAGGCGGTGCGCCAGCAGGCGGAACGCTTCGCGATCCCATGGTCTGTCTGGGAATTCTCCAATCCCTATGGAATGACCATCATCCAGCCCGATGGGCCTGCGGTGCCAGACTCGGAGATGTTGCAGGCGCTGGGCCTGCCATAG
- a CDS encoding sterol desaturase family protein has product MFSEFAGALVEKLSNINFLTLGLLLLTALGSAVVAYWRTVEHKSFRDFFDFAFPAEVILHPSARADVLFWVTKRALMPFLLIPAGVTFVAAVGYGTHQAVGWLFDIQAPLIDGPAGPVTIVIFTATMLIAYDISYYIYHVAQHRFPFLWELHKVHHSAEVMVGITKDRVHPLDDLMNRIWDGVIPGICFGIWSLIALDPVEIAIFGINVYVIRNILMMDFVRHTHFKISFGPLNNIILCPHWHQVHHSIDPRHYDKNFGLLFSFWDRLFGTHFVPDPDEDLKFGLMDRDVRDYQSLFGLYILPLKKMGGHVIRLFQRRPDVIAQPQDHSPS; this is encoded by the coding sequence ATGTTTTCTGAATTTGCCGGAGCACTCGTAGAAAAGCTCTCGAACATCAATTTTCTGACTCTCGGCCTGCTTCTCCTCACGGCATTGGGGAGCGCGGTGGTCGCTTACTGGCGAACTGTCGAGCATAAATCCTTCAGGGATTTTTTCGATTTCGCATTCCCGGCGGAAGTCATCCTGCACCCGTCGGCGCGAGCGGATGTTCTATTTTGGGTCACAAAACGCGCGTTGATGCCTTTCCTGCTCATCCCTGCCGGCGTCACCTTCGTTGCCGCCGTGGGCTATGGGACACACCAGGCAGTCGGCTGGCTTTTCGATATCCAGGCGCCGCTCATCGACGGCCCGGCCGGACCGGTGACGATCGTCATCTTCACCGCAACCATGCTGATCGCCTACGATATTTCTTATTATATCTACCATGTCGCCCAGCACCGCTTCCCGTTCCTGTGGGAGTTGCACAAAGTGCATCATTCGGCCGAAGTGATGGTGGGAATCACCAAGGATCGGGTTCATCCGCTGGACGATCTGATGAACCGTATCTGGGATGGCGTCATTCCGGGGATCTGCTTCGGCATCTGGAGCCTGATCGCGCTCGATCCGGTAGAGATCGCTATCTTCGGCATTAATGTCTATGTCATCCGCAACATCCTGATGATGGACTTTGTTCGTCACACCCATTTCAAGATCTCCTTCGGCCCGTTGAACAACATCATCTTGTGCCCGCATTGGCACCAGGTGCACCACAGCATCGACCCTCGCCACTATGACAAGAATTTTGGCCTGCTTTTTTCGTTCTGGGATCGCCTCTTCGGGACGCACTTCGTCCCGGACCCGGATGAAGACCTCAAGTTCGGCCTGATGGATCGGGATGTGCGCGATTATCAATCGCTCTTTGGGCTTTACATCCTGCCGCTCAAGAAGATGGGTGGGCATGTTATCAGGCTGTTCCAGAGGCGTCCCGATGTCATCGCTCAGCCACAGGATCATTCCCCTTCATGA
- a CDS encoding VOC family protein, which yields MPVTVGAHHLTLFTHDMDRFIRFYGEIFDAETKFDLSELGEGGGTLRHSLIDVGGGFALHPFQMPEPTGYENGSMQMGKRGHIDHLALKVDDEERLQEVRRRLVKAGASDGTITDFGAVRLVTFKDPDGMEGEVARWTDSKRVLGFEERKQELWPD from the coding sequence ATGCCTGTAACCGTTGGTGCGCACCATCTGACGTTGTTCACACACGACATGGACCGTTTCATTCGCTTCTATGGAGAAATCTTCGACGCGGAAACGAAGTTCGACCTGTCCGAGCTCGGTGAAGGTGGCGGCACTCTTCGTCACTCACTTATCGATGTTGGAGGTGGCTTTGCCCTTCATCCGTTCCAAATGCCCGAACCAACGGGGTATGAAAATGGGTCGATGCAGATGGGGAAGAGAGGTCACATAGACCATCTCGCACTGAAGGTAGACGATGAAGAGCGCTTGCAGGAAGTCAGGCGACGTCTGGTGAAAGCCGGCGCTTCGGATGGGACCATTACAGATTTCGGCGCCGTCCGTCTGGTGACCTTCAAGGACCCGGATGGAATGGAGGGCGAGGTAGCACGGTGGACCGATAGCAAACGCGTGCTCGGCTTTGAAGAACGCAAGCAGGAGCTTTGGCCAGACTGA
- a CDS encoding polysaccharide biosynthesis C-terminal domain-containing protein yields MLLRSTLIYAPAILLTRISALLLLVIVTRLIDQTEYGLLTLVVTVGEMTDIAVTNWLRIALLRLGGKGDISRGSLILAGQVLLASTALALIVSVVASAVIVPERWGEFAIAVCGYLIAGSIGRFALTVLQMQQRHSVYSMLEFLRALLQLALPIGAIVLFQDSFLTVSLGSSLGVLIAGAVAGVMASRRVVAGPPRFTQKEFFVLGVPLVIMALVGFGLHSAERVFLKIYYDAGAVAIFAAAYALARQPIDMVANSINMGAFPEVVSRFDDEGPAASGRLLSQLMALMIRLCLPVAAMLVALSSDITQFLLPSQYHGRFGLLFPIIAFSVLCANLASFVYGTVVHAHKRPWLLIIANSFGSVATIALSVLLIPPMAEVGAALALAGGSLAGLVACVIISERLTPVPVPWRDIGVSIVISLGTGLAASLASATFGDVPAIFSLVAGGTAGAAVFFGLTWLFYPAAAMQFVAKLRARLRIA; encoded by the coding sequence TTGCTGCTCCGCTCCACGCTCATCTATGCCCCGGCGATCCTGCTGACGCGAATCTCCGCGCTGCTCCTGCTGGTGATCGTGACGCGGTTGATCGACCAGACCGAGTATGGCCTGCTGACCCTGGTGGTGACCGTCGGCGAAATGACCGACATTGCCGTCACCAACTGGCTGCGCATCGCCTTGCTCAGGCTTGGCGGCAAAGGCGATATCAGCCGCGGCAGCCTGATACTGGCCGGACAAGTGTTGCTTGCCAGCACGGCGCTGGCGCTGATTGTATCCGTGGTCGCCTCGGCAGTGATCGTGCCGGAGCGCTGGGGCGAGTTCGCGATCGCCGTCTGCGGCTACCTGATCGCCGGTTCCATCGGCCGCTTCGCGTTGACGGTGCTGCAGATGCAGCAGCGTCATTCGGTCTATTCGATGCTCGAGTTCCTGCGCGCCCTGCTGCAGCTCGCGCTGCCGATCGGCGCCATCGTCCTGTTCCAGGATTCCTTTCTGACGGTATCGCTCGGCTCGAGCCTCGGCGTGCTGATCGCAGGCGCCGTGGCGGGCGTCATGGCATCCCGGCGCGTCGTTGCCGGTCCGCCACGCTTCACCCAGAAGGAGTTCTTTGTCCTTGGCGTGCCCCTGGTCATCATGGCGCTGGTAGGCTTCGGCCTGCACAGCGCGGAGCGTGTGTTCCTTAAAATCTACTACGATGCCGGTGCCGTGGCGATCTTCGCCGCGGCCTATGCGCTGGCCCGCCAGCCGATCGATATGGTCGCCAATTCCATCAACATGGGCGCCTTTCCCGAAGTGGTCAGCCGGTTCGACGACGAGGGACCTGCGGCATCGGGCCGGTTGCTGTCGCAATTGATGGCCTTGATGATCCGCCTTTGCCTGCCGGTTGCGGCGATGCTGGTCGCACTCAGCAGCGATATCACTCAGTTCCTGCTGCCCTCGCAATATCACGGCCGCTTCGGCCTGCTCTTTCCGATCATCGCCTTCAGCGTGCTGTGTGCAAACCTCGCGAGCTTCGTCTATGGCACCGTGGTGCACGCGCACAAGCGGCCGTGGCTGCTGATCATCGCCAATTCCTTCGGCTCGGTGGCGACAATCGCATTGTCGGTGCTGTTGATCCCGCCGATGGCGGAGGTCGGCGCCGCTTTGGCGCTGGCGGGCGGATCGCTGGCGGGCCTGGTAGCCTGTGTCATCATCAGCGAGCGGCTCACACCTGTGCCGGTGCCATGGCGCGACATCGGCGTTTCGATCGTCATCTCGCTCGGCACGGGGCTGGCCGCCAGCCTTGCCAGCGCTACATTCGGCGATGTGCCGGCCATCTTCTCGCTCGTCGCGGGCGGCACCGCTGGCGCAGCGGTTTTCTTCGGACTGACCTGGCTGTTCTACCCTGCCGCCGCGATGCAATTCGTAGCCAAGCTGAGGGCGCGGCTACGGATCGCATAG